GTTTGTGTTGCAAAGTGGAGTCCATTCTGCTTAACACTCTTATTTTGCTAGTTGCTTTCAGAGTGGAGTGACTTATTTCTGTTTGGAGTGGACTTCATAACTTAGGTTACAATAACGTATGGTTGCTGTATAATCACATGACCAGGGCAGCACCCATCGCACACTGCAATGAAAGTACCCCACATCATAAACAGGCGTACATGTGTGGTGCATGTCTTTGGGGCTGGCTGTGCATCACTTCATGTGGCCAATTATATGCAGAccacctccttccttcctttcccatcACCTAATGGGCCTGCTGTAGTCGTGGCATGTTCTTGTCATGTACCCGTTGGATGCCTTAAGATAACGTATGTATCTCACCTTCGAGACTTCAGAAAGCAAGATACGGAGCGATGCTAGAGTTCCATGAGTTTTGTCAAGCAGGGCTGAGAAGCATTTTATAGGTAGTAGCTTTATGCTATTTGCTATGTGAAGAATAAATAATGGGGTAAAATATTACTCATTCCTCTTCAAACTCAAGATATCTAGAAGGTTGATCTGTTTTCTTAGGCTATAATAAGAACCTTTAGTTAACATCCAGCTACGCTAATTTCCATATACTGGTGCTGACTGCTTTGAACTGAAGCGCTGGGGAAGCCATTAATAAATAGTATACTAGCTTGTCTAATCCAAGGTTCTGTTTATCATACGTGAATTGTTTAATTATGCTTAAGGTAATAAAACACTATCTAATATCCCTTAATCAAATGAGTTCAAATGTGTTGTATATGAAAGAGTACCATTTATATCTAAGTAAAGCCTTCTACCTTTTAAGGCTGTTATCTGTGAAAATTCTCTGTGCAGTGTGCGCCAGAGTACCTCTGGCTTGGTTCAGAGCCATTTGAAAGGCTTTGTCCATATAAGcctttcacttttctttcatcttctcttttAAATGCTGAACTTTGAAGAGAACTCAGTGCAATTACACTGTATATATGGctgtatgcatttttttcctttctaggaAATACTTGCTTCCACTTGATAGCAACCCTGTGATAACCAGATATCATGTATACAGTGAAATGCATATGAAGTAAATAGTATAGTGTGTGTAATTTTGACTGTATAAAGAGAACCTGAAAAACTAAAAGCCCAAATAAATGACTGCTGTGGGGATCACGTTGATGCATTTAAGTTAACTTCTGGTGACTACTCATAATCTGGTAGGTGAGTGATAATGGACGTGTATGTGTGTGATCAGTACTGAGACGTAATTGAAGGAATGATATAGCATCACATTCAAAATGCATTAGTATAGTTGACTGATATCTATCTGATCATAATCTCTGTGAACAAAGAATGTAAACAATACAACATGAGAAATGAAGAATATCCTCAAGAGGTGTTTGATGTATTGCAGAATAACTTGTATATTCATAATCAAAGCACTGACAACATGGTGTCGGGTTCCCAGTGATGATGTTACTATGCATGCAGCTGGTGTGAGGTGTAATTTTCAGCCGAGACTAAATTTGTCGCTGTTTCcataaatttcagaaaaatatgtcGCAACTGCAAATGTGGCCAGGAAGAGCATGATGTCCTCACAAGTAATGAGGAGGATCGTAAAGTGGGGAAACTCTTTGAAGATACAAAATACACAACCCTTATTGCAAAGCTGAAGAATGATGGAATCCCCATGTATAAACGCAATGTAATGATACTGACTAATCCAGTGGCAGCCAAGAAGAACATATCCATCAATACGGTGACTTATGAGTGGGCTCCTCCTGTTCAGAATCAGACACTTGTAAGTCCGACCCACTTTTCCTTCATGTTCAAGGCAGGAGTTGATGGGAGATAGAGAAGTAGAGTCTACCAGAAGGATAAATTTGCCTCTTGTAGTCATTCTGAATGtacctcttttcttcctcaaaactgaaaatatggtGCCTGTTTAATGATTCTTGCCTGTGTCATCTTGCAGGCATGGGTGCTTGTCTATGGCACCTCTTGAGAACTGGGGAgatgtggtggttttttttaatagataggATTAAGCATTATCTGCTAAGTCCCTGGAGTCCAATTTCTCTAACTTGCCTTTTTTAGTACACTTGATAAATTTGCATGGAGTGTGggcttaaaagcaaaaataaaaataagtaaaaaaaaaacacaacaaaaaagacCCAACACACGATCCCAATGCCACAACAATTTGTCATTGTTTAAAGTTAAGGGGAACACTCAGACTTGCATATAGCTTTTACTGTATATGGTGAGAACAAGGTCGATGTTGATGTCTAAAGAAGCAACTTTCTTCCAGTATGTTTTCAGCTGATGTAAATAAGATGATAGATAGCTTTCTGAGGATTTTGCTTCACTTTTCAAACTTTGATTGCTAATTTACTGTACCATGGTGTTGTATAATCCATGCCGGAATCACGTTATCTCTGAACTACCTCTGAAAATATCCTTTTTCAGTGAATTAATCAAACGTTGTGCATCTAAATGGACTGTTACTTAAATTCAATTACCACTTCAATTTTTAGGCTTGTTCTTGCTTTATTGGAACTagagcttttttctttatttagttAGAATTACTTCTTCAGTGGGCTGAGTGCCCCAGGCAAACTGTTTCAGCGTCTACTTTTTAAAGCTACGCTAACGATCAGTAGTTTTAGATAGCTTTGAAGAGACAAGGTGCTGTGTAAATGTTAATTATTGTTTACTCTGAGAAGTAATTATTCTGTAAAAGGCTTAAAAGGAAGTCTGTCTCTTACTCTGGGAAGAAGCCAATCAATGCATCTGCTGTATTTTATCTCCATCTACTATGTTTTGGGAGCTTAATGTGTATGGAAAGAACTCTGTTTTTGGCAAATTTGATTGTCACTAACAACAGTAGAGATGATATTTTAGTCACGTGTTGCTTAAAAGGATGGGTCTATAGTTGAAGTGGCATCTGATATCTAATTCCTTCTGGCTCAGGCTAGGCAGTATATGCAGATGCTACCCAAGGAGAAGCAGCCTGTTGCTGGCTCGGAAGGCGCGCAGTACAGGAAGAAACAGTTGGCTaagcagctgcctgctcacGATCAGGATCCTTCAAAATGCCACGAGCTCTCCCCCAATGAAGTTAAGCAGATGGAACAATTTGTGAAGAAGTACAAAAATGAGGCGCTTGGCGTAGGAGATGTCAAGCTCCCCGGCGAGGTGGAAACGAGAGCTACTGAGAAGAATAACGTAAACGACAGTGACAGAAGCACCTCAGCCTCTGTAGGAGCGATGAAGGACAAGTCCCCAGATCAGAAGGCATCTCAGTATGTAAGTATAAGAAAGATAAAGtaagaaagtattttattatcTGAGTGCTCCCTTTGGTAGTTTATAACCCAATGAACTTGTTTGTTAACTTGGAATAGTGAAAatctggggagagaaagaaagatgatgAACTGGAAAACATTGTGAATGTCTGCAAAGAACCCTGGTTTTTGACCATATGTAGTGCCTTGCAGCAAATAACTTCTGAAGTGACCTTTTCATCTTCATTGCAAAAACATGTTGGTTTGCAGATGTAGTATAGCAGGGTGGCTTTTACAGAAGAAACTTGTGTAGTCTTACAGACTAATTGCTACACTTTCCTCCTCTTGAAAAGTTTAGTTTAATTTTAGAAGcctgttttcccctctttcttgGAAGAGCACCAAAATTATCCCTTGAcaaattgtgttttaaaattaaattaagctaagaaataataaagcaacACCTCACCCTCCCATATCCAAAAAGCCAAGCTGTATAATGGCTGTTTTGACTAGCCTTTTCATgttcagatctttttttttttcttttgatctattattttctttggcatCTGATTTCTGCCTTGTaatagctcagaaaaaaaaaggtatgtaaAATTACCCAGTTTTCAttgatatttctaaaattatagCCTTAAAGTGTTTCTGACATAACTTGCTAACTTCTGCTATGCATCTCTCAGCTGCCagttacaaatacaaaataggGGTGGGATTACTAAAGTAACATTAAAATAGTTTAGTGAAGGTGGACCTTCACTTCAGAGTGGCAAAAGCTTCTGTAACTTGATTTCCAGAAATGTTGCTGTTATATGTATGAATcctaaaaattatttgtctgcAAGTTCTAGATGGAGATAAAAGTTTGTTAACATGGTTGTAGAACATGGCTTTCAGTGTTACTGGGGGGTGTTGTGTGCTGcttttggtgtggttttgttgttttttaaactgacGTAGTATATTACTTCTGGTATAATTCATATGGAATATAAATTTAACACATAAGAGGGCATGTTCAAAGCTAAAACTTACCTTAATCAGTGATATGCTCTGCCGTTTGGTTACCTGTAGCTACTTTCTAAAAGGaattattcagttatttttgcCATTATCTTGTTGTAGAGATTCtaagatattaaaaagttattttaccGTGACTTGATTAGGTTGCTGTCATTTTGTGTAACCCAGACTCTCCTGCTGGGTTACTTTAGTTTCATCACAGCAATTCTTCGCTTACTACCTGGAGAAGGACCTACAGAACTACACAACTTGCATTGTACCCCACTGGCCTCTGGCTTGGACTACATTAAGTCAAGGGCAGGAGGCACTCTGTCCTCTTGAGTCGTATCAAAAAGTGCTTAGTTTCTCATATTACACCTATTTATCACTTCCAAAGTTTTCTTTACTCGAGCACCTGAGTATACCTCCTACTATTTAGGCCAAGCGTATCTTCATCACTGTGTGCAGTGAAAGAGGCTTAGAAGCGTTTAATATTGTAAGTGAACGTTTGAGTTGCTTATCTGTTGTTGGTACTGAGTTTACCCTGGCCTAATAATCAGGATTtagatatattatttttaagtattttttctggTCTGATTTCTGCAATATGACTTAATGCCACAGCCTGTGTCTGAGACTatctcaacttttttttaacaattcaAAATAATCCAATACAGAGAAGAGCTCTTAAATACCTTGCAGAAGAATTGCCATTCTTGTCTACAcgttttttcctcttcattggTGCTGCGTCTTTGTTCTCCAAATTTTCTTATATGTTGTCTTTCAGACTGAGTCTGAAAGCATGCATTCCTATAGCTGTGGTAAACAGAACctcttgaaaaattaattttctttataggaATGGATTGCAATTCTTTTAAACacggttaaaaaaaaaatcaacaacaaaacaaaaccaaaccaaacaggTCTCCACTATTAATGTTAAATATACTAAGAATAATTgcctctgtttaaaaaaaatctatttcaccacaaaataaaagctgaataacagaaaaatggaaattcacGCTGCTTTTGTCTTGTAAAGAAGCAAATCTCTTTACGCACCTTTTAACCACATAGACTGGGGATGTTGCAAATGGCAGGTAAACTGTCTTGCCCTGATCTGGGTCTGTAAAACTACTAAGCCTTCTAATTGATTCCTCTTGGAGTATGAGGTCTAGAATAGAAAGAGTCAAAAAGCTTTCATTCTGTTCCAAGCTGTTCTTCTGGTCCTTTTGATGTCTTTCTGTGTATGTTTTGAAGTTGTCTGAAACAAGTGTGGGGATCTGATCAATATGCCTAACAGCCAAGACACTTAAAAAACCATAcggatatatacacacacgaAATGGAAAACTGAGGCCATTTGTGGTTGGGCCTGTAGTGATGCGAATCATACAAAAAACCTTCTCAGGATCTTCAGCCCAGTCCACAGACCAACTGCAGTGCAGGAAATGCCAAACTGATGATTAAACTGtagattaaaatttttttcagtaacataAACCACCTGTGTTTTTTGACTTGATGACAAAACCTCTCTGAAGCAGGTATAGGGCAGAAGACTGACTATGAATGTTTTGGAACTATTTGTAGTGTAACCATGTTCATAAACTTTGTAGTCCCTTCTCCATAATCACTCTCCCCATCCTAAGATCATTAATCAGACTGTTGGACAACAGCCATGAGTGACTAGTGTCCCTAGAACACAGCATTAAGGAGAATGAGTttgaaatattcagattttttttttctcacttgagGCTTCTTATTATTCTCTCTTTATTCTCGAGTATGCAAGGCTCATAGACATAACATGAATTTTAATTgcatgttgttgtttttttaagaactggTCTCTAGTTGCAAGAATATGAATATGACAAAATACAATAATCCATTTAAGTAATACTAGTGCTATGTCAGTAGAATGTACATAACCTTGAATTGCTTAGTTAAACCTGTACTGTGGCATCATGTCATGCTACTGATCATGGGAGTAAACTAATGCTTTCATTTCAGTCTGGGAAAGTAGGATTTATTAAATATCTTAGTAGCATGTAATTGCTATAAATATACCTCTTCAAAGACTTATTTAACTTGGTAATAACTTCTTTCTAGTCCTGCTATCGCTGCAAACTGAACATGAAAGAAGGTGACCCAGCTGTCTACGCAGAACGTGCTGGATATGACAAATTGTGGCACCCAGTGTGTTTTGTCTGTTGCACCTGCAGTGAACTTCTAGTAGACATGATCTATTTCTGGAAGAATGGTAACCTGTACTGTGGAAGACATTATTGTGATAGTGAAAAACCCCGCTGTGCTGGATGTGATGAGGTAGGAAATAGCCTAGTCCTTTGTTTCAGTACACAAGTTTGCTCCCCTGAGAAGTGAATATgattttagtaaaatatttcagtgcagGGAGATGATGTGCCTTCACCAGTTTTAGCTGATTGTAGTTGCAAGGAACCGAAACTGATAGGGTCGCCCCGTGTTCAGGAAGATCCATAGTTTGCTTTAGATTTGGTGGGGATTTTGTGTGGTCTACAGGGATATAGGATGTAACTCATGAGTCCAAAGTCTTCTACAAAGTCTCAGTTATGCAGTAGTTTCCTCAGGAAGGGCACTAGGGGGAGCGCCTTACTAAATTACACCTCATGCAGCATGCAGAGAACGGCCTGCCTGGTGTCTTGGGCATCTATTGGTTCTTAATAAATGAAATGGAGGCTTTTGGAAAACAGTCAAACAAATGAAGGccttaatttttgttgttgaaatcATTTCAAGCAGTGGAATCACCAGGAGTTCCTTGAAATTACAAAACATCCTGAGGCCagctttattaaaagaaatactatTCAAATGCatatattaatatttgtttttatcttcATAGCTAATATTCAGCAATGAATATACTCAAGCGGAAGGTCAAAATTGGCATCTGAAGCACTTCTGCTGTTTTGACTGTGATTGTGTTTTGGCTGGGGAGATCTATGTAATGGTGAATGACAAGCCAGTCTGCAAACCCTGCTATGTGAAGAACCATGCTGCGGTAAGATCCTTCTACACATGTTGGTGCTGTGAAGGAAGAGAACATGTATCTGTGGAGCTTGAAACTCTTACTTTCTCCCAGTGTGGGTGTATTTGAAGTATAAATTAAGTGCAAGTTCAGGCTCAagtcaatctttttttttccattttaaaaaaaaaaaaccaaaccaaactcaAAAGTGGACAAGTGTATTGTCAATTCATAAACTCAAACAAAAGCCACTGACAGGGAGGAGGTGGTTCTGAAAATACCTTTAACTTTGCCAGTGGTGAAGTAGGATTTTGTAACAGGAGCAGTAAAGTAGGTAAAGGTGAGTAAAGCTGCTAAATGTGTAGTTTGTGCATATCGTAGTTCATTGTGATCAGTGGGATTCAAATTCAGCTAGTCTTTTAAAAGCCTGTGATGGCAACAGCAATCTAggtactttttcttttgtatttctaaCCACATAGTTATAAAGGAGAGTAACTGATGGGGTAAAGCTAGAAGTTTGGGAAAGGATGGTAGTTCTTGATTCCTAGTTGTGTTAGGAGCTCTAATCTGAGATGATGGTCCATTCATATCTACCAATTAAATAGCCAGTAGTTGGGAGTTCAGTCTGATGTGCATCTAGACTATTTATATAGTTAATGGAGAGAAAAACTATTATCTCCAGCTGGCAGTTAATAATCACCTGAGATAGGTGTAAGAGAGAATGTTTTGGAGAggcttttttctcttaaaacacTAACTTCCTTGATCTAAATGATAATTTTTGACAACAAGACTTTAATTTAATTATGTAAAGACTTTCTAGAAACCTTCAATTCTTTGGCATTGCTTTACAGCAGCCAATGCACAGGGGGACTTGTAACTAATCTCTTCAAATGTATGGGTTAATATATGAAGATCTGTGCTGTTTGGCACGACAAGTTTTTATCATTGTTTGGGCACTGGGAAATCATAACTATGATAACTGTCTTGAGTTTAGTCTCAGCAGTAGTTAACTTATTATGCACATTCTATTTTGTTGTGTCCTCGGCTGCATTTTGATTggaaactgctttaaaaaataaaggaaaatcaaaagcTGGAGACTTATTTCAAGGGCTTTTTTTAACACCTGTCTCTCttctccaaaaatatttaagaattccATCTTTTACTGGACTTTTAGAGAGGATGTATATGCTTCATTTGAGTGtcattttgtttctaaacagATCTGCCAAGGCTGTCATAATGCTATAGATCCAGAAGTTCAGCGTGTGACATACAACAACTTCAACTGGCATGCTACACAGGAATGCTTCTTGTGTTCCTGCTGCAGCAAGTGTCTAATTGGCCAGAAGTTCATGCCGGTGGAAGGGATGGTCTTTTGCTCAGTggaatgtaagaaaaagatgaTGTCTTAAGATATACACAGAACCAAGCATTGCTGTGTTCCAAAGGCTCTTGCATTTCTACTGTAAAATGTATATTATCAGGGCATTTAAAGTTATTGAAAGTATTAAATAGCATTTtcccaaagattttttttttctaagtggcTAAAACTTGCTATGTAATCTTCATTTCTTAGCTGTaataatactttcttttttggaaTATTGTTCCTGAGTCTTACGTCAAATGACTTCATATCCcagaaatgtaagaaaaaatgtgttatgAACTATGTACATTTTAAGGGAGCTCTTCATTGTGAAGGATCTTGTTGCTGTGTCTTGTctaatggaagaagaaaatgtggaaatgctccaggttttttttcttatatgagAGATGTAACTCTTCTACTTTTGGTTTCActaatttatcatttttataGCTTCCCTGCTTTCATCAAGCACTTTAGACAAAATGATCAGCTTTACCGCCACATACGGTTTGGTTCACTAGACCTTAAATATGCAGGGAgaatgaagttttaaaacaagttGCCTGTAATCATGTGCTTGTAGTTGACACACGATGGGTTCTTGAGGGGTAGTGACTACTCTCACATGTAAAGTAACTCTGCACCAGTAGAAAACTGTGTTGGCTCATATGTGTCTCTTTCTTACAACTGTTCATGCCtcaaaaatttttcattttatgaatgTTGAAGTTACTTTACAAATTTATTGGAGGAGTGGGGAATATAAGAGGTGGTCTTgcccagattaaaaaaaaaaaaatccaccattAGTGGTGACACTCTTATCCTTTCAGAActagcttctgtttttttcatgaaTGTTCTTTTCATAAATTGTGCCTTCTATCAGAGGGACATGGCACACAATGCTGTATGCATTTCCAAGAATGTAATTCTGCAAAAGGATCGATCTTAGGCTTTTGATTTCTAAGTTCTTAACCAAAGCACAAAGAAGTCTTTCCCAAGAGACTTACAGTATTTGAGTGAAAAAAGATCACAGCTGTGTATTAGCTTTGCTTACTAGAGAAACCAAATGTggtgttctttctttttcttaagaattACAGGTCTACAGTGAAATGTGTTAGCTATCTTTGTGCCAAACAGTGAATGGAGAGTCTTtggcctaaaaaaaaaaatttaaacaatcTATGCAAGTCCTATGTTCAGCTCTTCAAGTTTTTTGATGGCTGTATTGTGAcacttacaaataaaaattagtgTTGTTCGCTTGAGTTGTCTACGAACTCTGTTCTTGTTGAATCCCATTTAGGGGaggcaaagaggagaggaaacatTTCCATAGTTCTTTAGCTTTGACATTATTTCCAGAAACACTTAAGGCCTGTATTAGTAAAATGCTTACTCTTGTGTAACCCTGATGTGCTTGTAGGTGCAAAGCAATGGGTCTTGTCCAACAAATACACAACTTCAAAACTTAGtgttaatttactttttatttgcataaacTATGGCCTTAACTATATTTTAAGACATAGCATGGGAAGTTTAGAATTCATGCAGGTGAGCTAATGTGCTGAGAAAATAAGTAGACTGTGATCCTTTGAGTACTGCAAAAATAAGACACTGGTGTGAGATACGTACTTGGTATATTGTCTAAATGGAGATGTAAATGTTAGGTCTGTGTTCTTGAAGCCTGTACAGCTTTTCTCAGAGATCCTTAGGATGTACCAAAAAAGTGTATGTCTTCCAGCTCATACCAGTGGGGCTGTATTCTTGCCTTAtttgcagttttttaaaaaaaggaaaatcaggcTGCTCAGTAAGAGAAGTTATTTCCACTTTTCCATTTAAGTGCTCCTTAATCTGTAGGAGGATATGCTGTGAGAATGCAATCTGGGGAGTGTTGGATAAGGTCTTTCTTAATTATTATTCCTAAGGATGGATTAATAGTGTTTGGGTTTTACTTGGCTTGAGTGCATCTGTCCTGACCCACTAACATCTACTCTAGAAGATGCAGCTGATTTTTATAAAGAAGTCTTTGTGAAAAGCTGTTGTGCAACTTCCCCTGCCCCTCTCTTGCCACCCCATGTAACAGCTCCATTTCTCATTAATGTGATGGCTTGCGCTGATCCATGTCAAACCAGACATCTCTGTAGTCCATCACCTTCTGGGACTGGCTTTTTCCATGCCTCTCCTGCGGCATGCTGCCATGCTGTCTTTAGTTAGCTCTCTTCTTGAGAAGCTTAATCCTCCCTCGCCTGCTTgctcccttcttcctctcttgctTGCAACCTGTTGCATCCAGGTGTTTGGCTACCCCCTAGCAGAAAGTTTAATCTCTGTGCAGCAATTGGAAAGGATCATGTTATAGGAAGGTGAAGTGTAATGTGCAGATAATACAGAG
The Phalacrocorax aristotelis chromosome 1, bGulAri2.1, whole genome shotgun sequence DNA segment above includes these coding regions:
- the TES gene encoding testin, translated to MDLESKVKKMGLGHEQGFGAPCLKCKEKCEGFELHFWRKICRNCKCGQEEHDVLTSNEEDRKVGKLFEDTKYTTLIAKLKNDGIPMYKRNVMILTNPVAAKKNISINTVTYEWAPPVQNQTLARQYMQMLPKEKQPVAGSEGAQYRKKQLAKQLPAHDQDPSKCHELSPNEVKQMEQFVKKYKNEALGVGDVKLPGEVETRATEKNNVNDSDRSTSASVGAMKDKSPDQKASQYSCYRCKLNMKEGDPAVYAERAGYDKLWHPVCFVCCTCSELLVDMIYFWKNGNLYCGRHYCDSEKPRCAGCDELIFSNEYTQAEGQNWHLKHFCCFDCDCVLAGEIYVMVNDKPVCKPCYVKNHAAICQGCHNAIDPEVQRVTYNNFNWHATQECFLCSCCSKCLIGQKFMPVEGMVFCSVECKKKMMS